The following are encoded together in the Cyanobacterium aponinum PCC 10605 genome:
- a CDS encoding BolA family protein: MVSLEQVKKTIQQEIPDAEVVIKDLTGGGDHLEAIVVSSQFEGKTKVKQHQLVYSALQAELQSEAIHALALKTYTPSTWSGLKS; the protein is encoded by the coding sequence ATGGTCAGTTTGGAACAGGTTAAAAAAACTATTCAGCAAGAAATTCCAGACGCTGAGGTAGTAATTAAGGATTTGACGGGAGGAGGAGATCACTTAGAAGCGATCGTTGTTTCCTCCCAATTTGAGGGTAAAACCAAAGTTAAACAACATCAACTGGTTTATTCCGCCCTTCAAGCGGAGTTACAATCAGAAGCGATTCACGCTTTGGCTTTAAAAACCTATACCCCTTCTACTTGGTCTGGTTTAAAGAGTTAA
- the grpE gene encoding nucleotide exchange factor GrpE: MMSEADNYPELDKKTDIADHETNSSPSEEINNQELEVMDTDFEQQPVSETVVNDEENAEPSKADTTEPQTENNELNSVVESLQKEIESLKQELELKEEQVKSATSQFMRLTADFDNFRRRTSREKEELESQVKKKIINEILPAVDNFERARSQIKPANEGEMTIHKSYQGVYKILVEGLKKVGVSAMRPENQPFDPNFHEAMLREPTNEYPEGTVIEQLVRGYMIDDQVLRYAMVKVAMPGENESENTDSESETPENSQE, from the coding sequence ATGATGAGTGAAGCGGACAACTATCCTGAATTAGACAAAAAAACAGATATTGCCGATCATGAAACAAACTCTTCCCCTTCCGAAGAAATAAATAACCAAGAATTAGAAGTTATGGACACAGATTTTGAACAGCAACCAGTTTCTGAAACTGTTGTAAACGATGAAGAAAACGCTGAACCTTCAAAAGCTGATACCACAGAACCACAGACTGAAAATAATGAATTAAATAGTGTTGTTGAATCCTTACAAAAAGAAATAGAATCTCTAAAACAAGAACTAGAACTAAAAGAAGAGCAGGTAAAAAGTGCTACCAGTCAGTTTATGCGCCTGACTGCCGATTTTGATAATTTCCGTCGTCGTACCAGTAGAGAAAAAGAAGAATTAGAATCTCAAGTCAAGAAAAAAATCATTAATGAAATTTTACCAGCCGTAGATAACTTTGAGAGAGCTAGAAGTCAAATTAAACCTGCCAATGAAGGAGAAATGACTATTCATAAAAGTTATCAGGGAGTATATAAAATTTTAGTCGAAGGTTTAAAAAAAGTTGGTGTATCAGCAATGCGTCCAGAAAATCAACCTTTCGATCCAAATTTCCATGAAGCAATGCTCAGAGAACCCACAAATGAATATCCTGAAGGTACTGTCATAGAGCAGTTGGTGAGAGGTTATATGATTGATGACCAAGTATTGCGCTACGCTATGGTAAAAGTAGCTATGCCGGGGGAAAATGAATCTGAAAATACCGATTCAGAATCGGAAACCCCAGAAAATAGTCAAGAATAG
- the grxD gene encoding Grx4 family monothiol glutaredoxin, translating to MTPELKQRIEDILKSDRIVVFMKGTKLMPQCGFSNNVVQILNTIGVPFQTFDVLSDYDIRQGIKEYSNWPTIPQVYVNGEFIGGSDIMIEMYQTGELQQMIEVALAS from the coding sequence ATGACTCCTGAATTAAAACAACGTATTGAAGATATTCTTAAGAGCGATCGCATCGTGGTATTTATGAAAGGCACAAAATTAATGCCCCAATGTGGTTTTTCTAATAATGTCGTCCAAATATTAAATACTATCGGTGTTCCTTTTCAAACATTTGATGTATTATCTGATTATGATATTCGTCAGGGAATTAAAGAATATTCCAATTGGCCTACCATACCCCAAGTATATGTTAATGGTGAATTTATCGGCGGTAGTGACATCATGATTGAAATGTATCAAACTGGTGAACTACAGCAAATGATTGAAGTTGCTTTAGCATCATAG
- a CDS encoding CHASE2 domain-containing serine/threonine-protein kinase, which yields MATSFSQWLNQKSWRKTSFAVISASVIASTLTVILKQGGGFEYFDLGTYDKLIRLRLAEKEDNRILTVLITEDDIQAEGKWPISDATLAKSLNNLSQHNPYGIGIDLYRDLPVEPGAEKLKNIFSVSNNISAVCKLESQNQPAVSPPSTIAMDLVGFADIVIDGDGVVRRNLFYVDPQESRCPTPYSLGLQMALSYLMAEGIEPEITEDGLLKLGKTTLKPLNQTIGAYQNIDANGYQIMIDYRRGDKPTPTVTLNEVLQGNVSPELITNKIIFMGVSAPSLKDTFYTPFSRQGEDVVLMPGVTLHSYMASQILTSAIDGQPLIWSWQEWQEILWIYFWGLIGSCSILFLSRPLVMILGQGVAIVIIVGSAVIISFWGGWIPIISPLFAFFGGAIALVSYNAYQAKQEQLTIQKQVADQEKSIAMLQMLLENRSQITDAPSIINYEQGSLIVNRYEIVKALGKGSFGSTYLSRDLQRPGKPYCVVKRLTPSSKEPKFLKIVQRLFRTEAKILEKVGTHEKIPQLLAYIEENNEFFLIQEYIEGKTIMREIREKGKYREKDVLILIEEIMSILTFIQEYNLIHRDIKPDNIIRRNTNNSIVLIDFGAVKQISRKSDQKTVIIGNEGYAAPEQLAGQPCLGSDIYATGMLAIHCLTGNFPNKLPRDDKTGEIIWNSQEYVSRPTASIIKKMTRYHFSDRYQNAEEVMKDLRKFRQKIRNKETNN from the coding sequence ATGGCAACATCCTTCTCTCAATGGTTAAATCAAAAATCATGGCGAAAAACCAGTTTTGCTGTGATTAGTGCTTCGGTTATTGCTAGTACATTAACAGTAATTCTTAAACAAGGGGGAGGATTTGAATATTTTGATTTAGGAACATATGACAAACTTATTAGATTACGTTTAGCTGAAAAAGAAGATAATCGCATACTGACAGTATTAATAACGGAAGACGATATTCAAGCAGAAGGAAAATGGCCGATTAGTGACGCTACTTTAGCTAAAAGCCTCAATAATCTTTCACAACATAATCCCTATGGTATTGGTATTGATTTATATCGTGATTTGCCTGTTGAGCCGGGAGCAGAAAAGTTAAAAAATATTTTTAGTGTTAGTAACAATATTTCTGCGGTTTGTAAGTTAGAATCGCAAAATCAACCTGCGGTGTCTCCTCCTTCAACTATTGCTATGGACTTAGTCGGTTTTGCAGATATAGTGATAGATGGTGATGGAGTAGTAAGGCGTAATTTATTTTATGTTGATCCTCAAGAAAGTAGATGCCCCACTCCTTACTCTCTGGGGTTACAAATGGCATTGAGTTATTTAATGGCGGAGGGAATTGAGCCAGAAATCACCGAAGACGGTTTATTAAAATTAGGTAAAACAACCCTTAAACCCCTTAATCAGACTATTGGAGCTTACCAAAATATTGATGCGAATGGTTATCAAATTATGATTGACTATCGCCGAGGAGATAAGCCCACTCCCACGGTAACTTTAAATGAGGTTTTGCAAGGGAATGTTAGCCCCGAATTAATTACTAACAAAATTATTTTCATGGGTGTTTCTGCACCTAGTTTGAAAGATACTTTTTATACCCCCTTCAGTCGTCAAGGTGAGGATGTGGTGTTAATGCCGGGGGTAACTCTTCATAGTTATATGGCTAGTCAAATTTTAACTTCTGCCATTGACGGGCAACCTTTAATCTGGAGTTGGCAAGAGTGGCAAGAAATTCTCTGGATTTATTTTTGGGGTTTGATAGGTAGTTGTTCTATTCTGTTTCTTTCTCGCCCTTTAGTGATGATTTTAGGGCAAGGTGTTGCCATTGTGATTATTGTTGGTAGTGCCGTTATTATTTCTTTTTGGGGGGGATGGATTCCCATTATTTCTCCTCTATTTGCTTTTTTTGGAGGTGCGATCGCACTTGTTAGTTATAATGCTTATCAGGCAAAACAAGAACAATTAACCATTCAAAAACAAGTAGCAGACCAAGAAAAATCCATCGCTATGCTACAAATGTTATTGGAGAATCGATCGCAAATTACCGATGCTCCTTCAATCATCAACTATGAGCAAGGCTCTTTAATTGTTAATCGCTATGAAATTGTCAAAGCCCTAGGGAAAGGTAGTTTCGGCAGTACCTATTTATCGAGAGACTTACAACGCCCCGGTAAACCCTACTGTGTCGTTAAAAGGTTAACACCCTCTTCAAAAGAGCCAAAATTTTTAAAAATTGTTCAACGTTTGTTCAGAACGGAAGCTAAAATTTTAGAAAAAGTTGGTACTCATGAAAAAATACCTCAACTACTAGCATATATAGAAGAAAATAATGAGTTTTTCTTGATTCAAGAATATATTGAAGGAAAAACCATTATGAGAGAAATAAGAGAAAAAGGAAAATATAGAGAAAAAGATGTTTTAATTCTTATAGAAGAAATCATGTCAATTCTGACTTTTATTCAAGAATATAATTTAATTCACAGAGACATAAAACCCGATAATATTATTCGTCGCAACACCAATAATTCTATTGTTTTGATTGACTTTGGAGCGGTTAAGCAAATATCTCGTAAAAGCGACCAGAAAACCGTTATCATTGGCAATGAAGGCTATGCCGCTCCCGAACAATTAGCAGGACAACCTTGTCTCGGTAGTGATATTTACGCCACGGGAATGTTAGCAATTCACTGCCTAACAGGTAATTTTCCTAATAAACTACCCAGAGACGATAAAACAGGGGAAATTATTTGGAATAGTCAAGAATATGTCAGCCGCCCAACTGCTAGTATAATCAAAAAAATGACTCGTTATCACTTCAGCGATCGCTATCAAAATGCAGAAGAAGTAATGAAAGACTTGCGTAAGTTTAGACAGAAAATAAGAAATAAAGAAACTAATAATTGA
- the dnaK gene encoding molecular chaperone DnaK: MGKVIGIDLGTTNSCVAVLEGGKPLVITNQEGSRTTPSIVGFGKGSQRLVGQLAKRQAVTNAENTIYSIKRFIGRRWEETEEERNRVTYKCVKGKDNTVDVDIQGKQYTPQEISSMILQKLKTDAESFLGETVTQAVITVPAYFSDAQRQATKDAGVIAGLEVMRIINEPTAAALAYGLDKQDEDQHVLVFDLGGGTFDVSLLQLGNGIFEVISTSGNNQLGGDDFDAIIVKWLIEKFKEQEGIDLSTDKMALQRLREAAEKAKIELSNLSETSINLPFITADDNGPKHLELELSRPQLEELIAPLVEMIIPPMEQALKDSELTKEEVNRIVLVGGSTRIPAISNKIEEYFGKQIPIDRSVNPDEAVALGAAVQGGVLGGEVRNLLLLDVTPLSLGLETLGEVCTKIIDRNTTIPTSRTQVFSTAVDGQTSVEVHVLQGERPMAKDNKSLGKFLLTGIPPAPRGVPQIEVSFDIDVDGILKVSAKDKGTGQEKSILITNTGALSSSEIESMKEAAQKYAAQDRRRLDLVEFKKQLDSLMYNYQLMVEKTPNLVGEDFKQEIQTLERRATEAMENTNISVSEVELMVNELRDKVVNIGAQAYNSTEDATVMGNDSPSAESTVYESLEDDDDFKSIEDEILSGLSQISEDDSDLDFDYDKDETITGDYETVD; encoded by the coding sequence ATGGGAAAAGTAATAGGAATAGATCTAGGAACAACCAATAGTTGCGTTGCTGTCTTAGAAGGGGGAAAACCCCTCGTCATCACTAACCAAGAAGGTTCAAGAACGACTCCCAGTATTGTCGGTTTTGGCAAGGGTAGTCAGCGCCTAGTTGGTCAATTAGCCAAAAGACAAGCTGTCACTAATGCTGAAAATACTATCTATAGTATCAAGCGTTTTATTGGCCGTAGATGGGAAGAGACGGAAGAAGAAAGAAATCGAGTGACTTATAAATGCGTCAAAGGAAAAGATAACACCGTTGACGTCGATATTCAGGGGAAGCAATATACTCCTCAGGAAATTTCCTCGATGATTTTGCAAAAGCTAAAAACTGATGCAGAAAGCTTTTTGGGAGAAACGGTGACTCAGGCGGTGATTACAGTTCCAGCTTATTTTAGTGATGCTCAAAGACAAGCAACTAAAGATGCAGGGGTAATTGCGGGTTTGGAGGTAATGAGAATTATTAATGAACCCACGGCGGCGGCGTTAGCTTACGGTTTAGATAAACAAGATGAGGATCAACACGTTTTAGTTTTTGACTTAGGCGGGGGAACATTTGATGTTTCTTTACTACAGTTAGGTAATGGTATCTTTGAGGTTATTTCCACTTCTGGGAATAATCAGCTAGGAGGGGATGATTTTGATGCCATAATTGTTAAATGGTTGATTGAAAAGTTTAAAGAACAGGAAGGAATTGATTTAAGTACGGATAAAATGGCTCTACAACGTTTGAGAGAAGCCGCCGAAAAAGCAAAAATAGAATTGTCTAATTTATCGGAAACATCGATCAATTTACCTTTTATCACGGCAGATGATAATGGACCAAAACATTTAGAATTAGAGTTATCTCGTCCCCAATTGGAAGAATTAATTGCTCCTTTGGTAGAAATGATTATTCCGCCGATGGAACAGGCTTTGAAAGATTCTGAATTGACGAAAGAAGAAGTAAACAGAATTGTATTAGTTGGTGGTTCAACTCGTATTCCTGCTATTTCCAATAAGATAGAAGAATATTTTGGAAAACAAATTCCCATAGATCGATCCGTTAATCCTGATGAGGCGGTAGCGTTGGGGGCGGCAGTACAAGGTGGTGTTTTAGGTGGAGAAGTTAGAAATCTTTTATTGTTGGATGTAACCCCTTTATCTTTGGGATTAGAGACATTAGGAGAGGTATGTACCAAAATCATTGACCGCAATACAACTATTCCCACTAGTCGGACTCAGGTTTTTTCAACAGCCGTGGATGGTCAAACTTCGGTAGAAGTCCATGTTTTACAGGGCGAGCGCCCTATGGCAAAAGATAATAAAAGTTTAGGAAAATTCCTCTTGACTGGAATTCCACCAGCACCGAGGGGAGTTCCCCAAATCGAGGTTTCTTTTGATATTGATGTGGATGGAATTTTAAAGGTTTCGGCAAAAGATAAGGGTACAGGACAAGAAAAAAGTATTCTTATTACAAATACGGGGGCTTTGAGTTCTTCTGAAATTGAGAGTATGAAAGAAGCCGCTCAGAAATATGCGGCTCAGGATCGTCGTCGCCTAGATTTAGTGGAGTTCAAAAAACAATTAGACAGTTTGATGTACAATTACCAGCTCATGGTAGAAAAAACTCCTAATTTAGTGGGGGAAGATTTTAAACAAGAAATACAAACCCTTGAGCGCAGAGCTACTGAGGCGATGGAGAATACAAATATCTCCGTTTCAGAAGTTGAGCTTATGGTTAATGAATTACGAGATAAAGTAGTTAATATTGGTGCGCAGGCTTACAATTCTACAGAAGACGCAACTGTTATGGGGAATGATTCTCCTTCAGCGGAATCGACTGTTTATGAAAGTTTGGAAGATGACGACGACTTTAAGAGTATTGAGGACGAAATTTTGAGCGGTTTAAGTCAAATATCTGAGGATGATAGTGATTTAGACTTTGACTATGATAAAGATGAAACTATTACCGGAGATTATGAAACTGTAGATTAA
- the psbU gene encoding photosystem II complex extrinsic protein PsbU gives MKLWRNFITFIAVTFFVCAGVFHAPVQALDFNTVLQASPRMVAAETNRRNAADDLLTTEFGQKIDINNSDIRDFRELKGFYPKLASIIIQNAPYEQVEDVLNIPGLSESQKERLQANLDNFTANPQSSVFNEGDERYNAGVY, from the coding sequence ATGAAATTATGGCGTAACTTTATTACTTTTATTGCTGTTACTTTTTTTGTTTGTGCTGGAGTTTTTCATGCACCTGTACAGGCTTTAGATTTTAACACCGTACTACAGGCTAGTCCTCGCATGGTAGCGGCGGAAACAAATCGTCGCAATGCGGCAGATGATTTGTTAACCACTGAATTCGGTCAAAAAATCGACATCAATAACAGTGATATTCGTGATTTTCGTGAGTTGAAAGGCTTTTATCCTAAGTTAGCTAGTATTATTATCCAGAATGCTCCCTATGAGCAAGTAGAGGATGTTTTAAATATCCCCGGCTTAAGTGAAAGCCAAAAGGAAAGATTACAAGCTAATTTAGATAATTTCACTGCTAATCCTCAGTCTAGTGTTTTTAATGAAGGTGATGAGCGTTATAACGCTGGCGTCTATTAA
- the ftsH gene encoding ATP-dependent zinc metalloprotease FtsH: MSIFKLERRQKSKRNKIVNLIASSLVLMQTFMVGSSAFAQQNKTQQFSYSDLLRSIETGEVQRIVIDPTTNIASVYLKNGDQKSPERVDLFNQNPELIAKIREKGIDFVVESGSASSTQVINTIQVAILFMLIVGLFLLIKRSASSAAGAMNFGKSRARFQMESATGIEFKDVAGIEEAKEELQEVVTFLKSPDKFTAIGARIPRGVLLIGPPGTGKTLLAKAIAGEAQVPFFSISGSEFVEMFVGVGASRVRDLFRKAKENAPCLIFIDEIDAVGRQRGSGIGGGNDEREQTLNQLLTEMDGFEGNTGIIVIAATNRPDVLDSALLRPGRFDRQVMVDYPDLEGRLAILEVHAANKKIDPEVSLKTISQRTPGFSGADLANLLNEAAILTARRRKEAITMEEIDLAIDRVIAGMEGTPLVDSKSKRLIAYHEIGHAIVGTLTKGHDPVEKVTLVPRGQAKGLTWFTPEEDQGLVSKTQLFARVTGLLGGRAAEDVIFGNDEVTTGAGNDIEKVTYLTRQMVTKFGMSDLGLFALEENDQPVFLGNDPMSRSEYSQEIAAKIDSQIRFMVTQCYENAKAIIRENRPLIDSLVDLLIEKETIDGDAFRKIVNDYQEAKKPVLVK, from the coding sequence ATGAGTATTTTTAAATTAGAGCGTCGTCAAAAAAGTAAGAGAAATAAAATAGTTAATTTAATTGCTAGTAGTTTAGTCTTGATGCAAACTTTCATGGTGGGAAGTTCTGCTTTTGCTCAACAAAATAAAACTCAACAGTTTAGCTATAGTGATTTACTTCGCAGTATTGAAACAGGAGAAGTACAGAGAATAGTTATTGATCCCACTACGAATATAGCTAGTGTTTATTTAAAAAATGGTGATCAAAAATCCCCAGAAAGAGTTGATTTATTCAATCAAAATCCAGAATTAATTGCCAAAATTAGAGAAAAAGGCATTGATTTTGTGGTTGAGTCAGGTTCTGCTAGTAGCACTCAAGTTATTAATACAATCCAAGTAGCTATCCTTTTCATGCTCATTGTTGGCTTATTTTTGTTAATCAAACGCTCGGCTAGTAGTGCCGCCGGGGCAATGAATTTTGGTAAGTCACGGGCAAGGTTTCAAATGGAATCAGCAACGGGTATTGAATTTAAAGATGTAGCAGGAATAGAAGAAGCGAAAGAAGAATTACAAGAGGTAGTTACGTTTCTCAAAAGTCCTGATAAATTCACAGCTATCGGGGCTAGAATTCCTAGGGGTGTATTATTAATAGGACCTCCCGGTACAGGGAAAACTCTTTTAGCAAAAGCGATCGCAGGTGAAGCACAAGTTCCCTTTTTCAGTATTTCTGGCTCTGAGTTTGTAGAAATGTTTGTGGGGGTTGGGGCTTCCCGTGTCCGTGATTTGTTCCGTAAAGCCAAAGAAAATGCTCCCTGTCTAATTTTTATTGATGAAATTGACGCAGTGGGCAGACAAAGAGGTAGTGGTATCGGTGGTGGTAATGATGAAAGAGAGCAAACCCTTAACCAGCTTTTAACTGAAATGGACGGTTTTGAGGGAAATACAGGAATTATCGTCATCGCCGCTACTAACCGCCCAGATGTCTTAGACAGTGCCTTATTACGCCCCGGAAGATTCGATCGCCAAGTTATGGTAGATTATCCTGATTTAGAAGGCAGACTAGCCATCCTTGAAGTTCATGCCGCCAATAAAAAAATTGACCCCGAAGTTTCTCTTAAAACCATTTCTCAACGCACTCCCGGGTTTTCAGGAGCAGATTTAGCAAACTTACTCAACGAGGCGGCAATTCTTACCGCTAGACGCAGAAAAGAAGCGATTACCATGGAGGAAATTGATTTAGCCATTGACAGGGTAATTGCGGGAATGGAAGGCACTCCCCTTGTAGATAGTAAAAGTAAAAGACTAATTGCTTATCATGAAATTGGTCATGCGATCGTTGGAACATTAACAAAAGGGCATGATCCTGTTGAAAAAGTTACCTTAGTACCCCGGGGACAAGCAAAAGGTTTAACATGGTTTACCCCAGAAGAAGACCAAGGATTAGTTTCTAAAACCCAATTATTTGCCCGTGTCACTGGCTTGTTAGGAGGTAGAGCCGCAGAAGACGTTATTTTCGGTAATGATGAAGTAACCACAGGGGCGGGAAATGACATTGAAAAAGTAACTTATTTAACCCGTCAGATGGTGACAAAATTTGGGATGTCCGACTTAGGTTTATTCGCTTTGGAAGAAAATGATCAACCCGTTTTCCTTGGAAATGACCCCATGAGTCGCTCTGAATATTCTCAGGAAATAGCCGCAAAAATTGACTCTCAAATTCGCTTTATGGTTACTCAATGCTATGAAAATGCAAAAGCTATTATCCGAGAAAATAGACCTTTAATAGATTCTTTAGTTGATTTGTTGATTGAAAAAGAAACTATAGACGGAGATGCTTTTCGTAAAATAGTTAATGATTATCAAGAGGCAAAAAAACCAGTGTTAGTTAAATAA
- a CDS encoding DUF3685 domain-containing protein, producing MSINESQSSINVILLDEDPIFSLGLKEICKDEIYQDINIIATGKLKDIFSLIKNYNCDLVAVALDWEKYPDRVKKFFQDLSLLVKEYPELNILLMVNPRGLIYDLTSLSIVKGYCYKNIEIDELIKIIRICAKGEQYLTQNQSLSSNQNNFNSWLALQCQGGIKEIERQIKEINNHTKTHQLSPADVIYWHGRKRELKLAKWLINRFLSESDRTLLNFQLNFNQISNSNGDDNTNRVKKQDKNKAKTEKSNAIILVNQPENVYDLTLLKIQKNLTNYTKKIQATDILINSKQKELLIIILQEWEELILETEKLQLNREELEKRVETFIKELWQNSTLKFLQRYLPSSIENESKQNLELVNLIINQGEKLGTNELIKIPFIQDFLIYEIEKKEITIDNFTYSYGNENSLEIEEIILQNTILNIANFTVEFILNNFADNSILKHNIFQPELKSSRKVAMFRNNLVWKYRREKYWQNPKNIFEDQYEMLRLTYEGIVCCQITHPRYQELNTIKGIPWGVTILIELRDSLAKGVKSLGDSLGKLLVYLLTEVVGKGIGLIGKGILQGIGSRMKN from the coding sequence ATGTCTATTAATGAGTCTCAATCCTCAATCAATGTCATTTTATTAGATGAAGATCCTATTTTTTCTTTAGGGTTAAAAGAGATTTGTAAAGATGAGATTTATCAAGACATTAATATTATCGCTACAGGAAAATTAAAAGATATTTTTTCTCTGATCAAAAATTATAATTGTGATTTAGTTGCCGTCGCTCTTGATTGGGAAAAGTATCCAGATAGGGTAAAAAAATTTTTCCAAGATTTATCTTTATTGGTTAAAGAATATCCAGAGTTAAATATCTTATTAATGGTTAATCCGAGAGGATTAATTTATGATTTAACTTCCCTTTCTATTGTTAAAGGATATTGTTATAAAAATATTGAAATTGATGAGCTAATTAAAATTATTCGAATTTGTGCGAAGGGAGAACAATATTTAACTCAAAATCAGAGCTTATCAAGCAATCAAAATAATTTCAATAGTTGGTTAGCCCTTCAATGTCAGGGAGGAATCAAAGAAATTGAGAGACAAATAAAAGAAATTAATAATCACACAAAAACTCATCAATTATCCCCCGCAGATGTGATTTATTGGCATGGTAGAAAAAGAGAATTAAAATTAGCAAAATGGTTGATTAATCGTTTTCTGTCAGAGAGCGATCGCACTTTATTAAATTTTCAACTAAATTTTAATCAAATATCAAATTCAAACGGTGATGACAATACTAATAGAGTAAAAAAGCAAGATAAAAATAAGGCTAAAACAGAAAAATCCAATGCTATTATTCTGGTTAATCAACCTGAAAATGTCTATGATTTAACCCTGTTAAAAATTCAGAAAAACCTGACAAATTATACAAAAAAAATTCAAGCAACAGACATATTAATCAATAGTAAACAAAAAGAATTACTGATTATTATTTTACAAGAATGGGAAGAATTAATATTAGAAACAGAGAAATTACAACTCAATAGGGAAGAACTGGAAAAAAGAGTTGAAACCTTTATTAAAGAATTATGGCAAAACTCAACTCTCAAATTTTTACAAAGATACTTACCCTCATCCATAGAAAATGAATCCAAACAAAATTTAGAATTAGTTAATTTAATTATTAATCAGGGAGAGAAATTAGGAACCAATGAGTTAATAAAAATTCCTTTTATTCAAGACTTTCTTATATATGAAATAGAAAAAAAAGAAATTACCATTGATAATTTTACTTACTCTTATGGAAATGAAAATAGCCTAGAAATAGAAGAAATTATTTTACAAAATACCATCTTAAATATCGCTAACTTTACTGTAGAATTCATCCTTAACAATTTTGCTGATAACTCTATTCTTAAACATAATATTTTCCAACCAGAATTAAAATCTTCCCGTAAAGTAGCAATGTTTCGCAATAATTTAGTTTGGAAATATCGCCGAGAAAAATACTGGCAAAATCCAAAAAATATATTTGAAGACCAATACGAAATGTTAAGATTGACCTATGAGGGAATAGTCTGTTGTCAGATTACTCATCCCCGTTATCAAGAACTAAATACCATCAAGGGAATACCATGGGGTGTTACTATTTTAATTGAATTAAGAGATAGTCTCGCTAAAGGAGTCAAATCTCTAGGGGATAGCTTAGGCAAGTTGCTGGTTTATTTGCTTACAGAAGTAGTCGGCAAGGGTATTGGTTTAATCGGCAAAGGCATTCTTCAGGGAATAGGAAGTAGAATGAAAAATTAA
- the chlG gene encoding chlorophyll synthase ChlG, protein MTNTEDKDYTKVELDREDKGSKARQLLGMKGASQAKSIWQIRLQLMKPITWIPLIWGVVCGAASSGGYVWGFEDFMMALTCMLMSGPLLAGYTQTINDFYDRDIDAINEPYRPIPSGAISVPQVVAQILILLFAGIGVAYGLDVWAGHEFPILTCLAIGGSFISYIYSAPPLKLKQNGWLGNYALGSSYIALPWWAGHALFGELNWTVVILTLVYSMAGLGIAVVNDFKSVEGDRTLGLKSLPVMFGVTTAAWICVIMIDVFQIAMGGYLIYLGQNLYATILLLLVIPQITFQDMYFLRDPLKNDVKYQASAQPFLVLGMLVMGLALGHSTI, encoded by the coding sequence ATGACTAATACAGAAGATAAAGACTATACAAAAGTAGAGTTAGATCGAGAGGATAAAGGATCTAAAGCCCGTCAACTACTAGGAATGAAAGGGGCTTCTCAAGCAAAAAGTATTTGGCAAATTAGGCTTCAGTTAATGAAACCGATCACGTGGATTCCTCTGATTTGGGGTGTTGTCTGTGGTGCGGCTTCTTCAGGGGGTTATGTGTGGGGATTTGAGGATTTTATGATGGCTTTAACTTGTATGTTAATGTCTGGACCCCTTTTAGCTGGTTATACTCAAACTATTAACGATTTTTATGATCGTGACATTGACGCTATTAACGAGCCTTATCGCCCTATCCCTTCTGGAGCTATTTCTGTCCCCCAAGTGGTAGCTCAAATTTTAATTTTATTGTTTGCAGGAATTGGGGTTGCCTACGGTTTGGATGTGTGGGCAGGTCATGAATTTCCTATTCTTACTTGTTTAGCAATAGGTGGTTCTTTTATTTCTTATATTTATTCTGCTCCGCCATTGAAATTAAAACAAAATGGTTGGCTGGGTAATTATGCTTTAGGTTCAAGTTATATTGCTTTACCTTGGTGGGCAGGTCATGCTTTATTCGGAGAGTTAAACTGGACTGTTGTTATTCTTACTTTAGTTTACAGTATGGCAGGTTTAGGTATTGCCGTTGTTAATGATTTCAAAAGCGTGGAGGGCGATCGCACTTTAGGTTTAAAATCATTACCTGTTATGTTTGGGGTAACTACTGCCGCTTGGATTTGTGTAATTATGATTGATGTGTTTCAGATTGCCATGGGGGGATATTTAATTTATCTAGGTCAAAATCTTTACGCTACTATACTATTACTCCTAGTTATTCCCCAAATCACCTTCCAAGATATGTATTTTTTGCGTGATCCCTTAAAAAATGATGTTAAATATCAAGCCAGCGCTCAACCTTTCCTTGTTTTAGGAATGTTGGTTATGGGATTGGCGTTAGGACATTCTACTATTTAG